One Algihabitans albus genomic region harbors:
- a CDS encoding DMT family transporter, with product MSSPSKTASHSFALAAKLAPATFVCLWATGFIGAKLGLPYVEPLTFLALRFALVVAIMAPAAVLLGAVWPKLSTTGHVAVVGLLIHGGYLGGVFVAISLGMSAGLSALIVSLQPLLTAALVGPLLGERVTRRQIAGLVLGLAGVALVLSGKLAPSDSGTLFSGFGLDAVVCALVALFSITVGVVYQKRFCAEVDLRAGAVVQYAAAGLAIGALALIFETNRVVWHLDLVIALGWLVLVLSVGAVSLLMMLIRLGEASRVASLFYLVPPVTALVAFFLFDERLGPLALAGMVVAVLGVALVVTERKS from the coding sequence AAAACAGCCTCCCACTCCTTCGCCCTCGCGGCGAAGCTGGCGCCGGCGACCTTCGTCTGCCTTTGGGCGACGGGCTTCATCGGGGCCAAGCTCGGGTTGCCCTATGTCGAGCCGCTGACCTTCCTGGCCCTGCGCTTCGCGCTGGTGGTGGCGATCATGGCGCCGGCGGCCGTCCTGCTCGGCGCGGTCTGGCCGAAGCTGAGCACGACGGGGCATGTCGCGGTCGTCGGACTCCTGATCCACGGCGGCTATCTGGGCGGCGTCTTCGTCGCCATCTCGCTCGGCATGTCGGCGGGGCTCTCCGCGCTGATCGTGTCGCTGCAGCCGCTGCTGACGGCGGCGCTGGTCGGGCCGCTGCTCGGCGAGCGGGTCACGCGCCGGCAGATCGCCGGCCTGGTCCTGGGGCTGGCCGGAGTCGCGCTGGTCCTCTCCGGCAAGCTGGCGCCCTCGGACTCCGGCACGCTCTTCTCCGGTTTCGGACTGGATGCCGTCGTCTGCGCGCTGGTCGCTCTGTTCTCGATCACCGTCGGCGTGGTCTACCAGAAGCGCTTCTGCGCCGAGGTCGACCTGCGGGCCGGCGCGGTCGTGCAGTATGCGGCGGCCGGGCTGGCCATCGGCGCCCTGGCGCTGATCTTCGAGACCAACCGCGTCGTCTGGCACCTCGACCTGGTGATCGCGCTGGGCTGGCTGGTGCTGGTGCTCTCGGTCGGCGCGGTCAGCCTGCTGATGATGCTGATCCGGCTCGGCGAGGCTTCGCGCGTCGCCAGTCTCTTCTATCTCGTGCCGCCGGTGACGGCCCTGGTCGCCTTCTTCCTCTTCGACGAGCGGCTGGGACCGCTGGCGCTGGCCGGCATGGTCGTCGCGGTCCTGGGTGTCGCCCTGGTGGTGACCGAGCGTAAAAGCTAG